The following are from one region of the Amycolatopsis sp. QT-25 genome:
- the ilvA gene encoding threonine ammonia-lyase IlvA: MQRIETVSARTVEEAAKRLAGVVTRTPLEPNERLSARVDARVWLKREDLQTVRSYKIRGAYNFIVQLDAEHRQRGVVCASAGNHAQGVAYACRRLGANGRVYVPGTTPRQKRERIATLGGSHIEVIVVGETYEDAFTAAKHDAETTGATLVPAFDAPETVAGQGTVAMEVVAQLGFVPDVMVVPVGGGGLLAGIVAWAAERAPEMRIVGVEPAGATCMAAALAAGAPVRLETVDTFVDGAAVALAGSVTYPLVRDGDVELTDVAEGAICTEMLAMYQSDGVIAEPAGALAAAALGTTVKIDPGQIVVCVVSGGNNDVSRYGEVLERSLIHEGLKHYFLVGFPQEPGALRRFLDEVLGPDDDITRFEYVKRNSRETGPALIGVELARAGDLEGLLHRLDRSPLQVERVEPGSPLFHFLV; encoded by the coding sequence GTGCAACGGATCGAAACGGTGAGCGCCCGAACGGTCGAAGAGGCCGCCAAGCGATTGGCCGGGGTGGTGACCCGGACGCCGCTCGAACCGAACGAACGGCTTTCGGCCAGGGTGGACGCCCGGGTCTGGCTCAAACGCGAAGACCTCCAGACCGTGCGCTCCTACAAGATCCGCGGTGCCTACAACTTCATCGTCCAGCTCGACGCGGAACACCGGCAGCGCGGCGTCGTCTGCGCCAGCGCGGGCAACCACGCGCAGGGTGTGGCGTACGCGTGCCGCCGCCTCGGCGCGAACGGCCGGGTCTACGTTCCCGGCACGACTCCCCGGCAGAAGCGCGAGCGGATCGCGACGCTGGGCGGCTCGCACATCGAGGTCATCGTCGTCGGCGAGACCTATGAGGACGCTTTCACCGCCGCGAAGCACGACGCGGAGACCACGGGCGCGACGCTGGTCCCCGCCTTCGACGCGCCGGAGACGGTCGCCGGGCAGGGCACGGTCGCGATGGAGGTCGTCGCGCAGCTCGGGTTCGTCCCGGACGTCATGGTGGTGCCGGTCGGTGGCGGCGGCCTGCTCGCGGGCATCGTCGCGTGGGCCGCGGAACGGGCGCCGGAGATGCGGATCGTCGGGGTCGAACCGGCGGGCGCGACCTGTATGGCGGCCGCGCTGGCCGCCGGGGCGCCGGTGCGGCTGGAAACCGTCGACACCTTCGTCGACGGCGCGGCGGTCGCGCTGGCAGGGTCGGTGACGTATCCGCTGGTCCGCGACGGTGACGTCGAACTCACCGACGTCGCCGAGGGCGCGATCTGCACGGAAATGCTCGCGATGTACCAGTCCGACGGCGTGATCGCCGAACCCGCGGGCGCGCTCGCGGCCGCGGCGCTCGGCACGACGGTGAAGATCGACCCCGGGCAGATCGTGGTGTGCGTCGTCTCCGGCGGCAACAACGACGTCAGCCGCTACGGCGAAGTGCTCGAACGGTCGCTGATCCACGAAGGACTGAAGCACTACTTCCTGGTGGGGTTCCCGCAGGAGCCCGGCGCGCTGCGGCGGTTCCTCGACGAGGTCCTCGGGCCGGACGACGACATCACGCGGTTCGAGTACGTGAAGCGCAACAGCCGCGAGACCGGCCCGGCGCTGATCGGCGTCGAACTCGCGCGCGCCGGTGATCTGGAAGGCCTGCTGCACCGGCTGGACAGGAGCCCGCTGCAGGTGGAGCGGGTGGAGCCGGGCAGCCCGCTCTTCCACTTCCTGGTGTGA
- a CDS encoding NADAR family protein, whose amino-acid sequence MVSKVDGVRSLDALRELVHSGAEPEYQLFYGHTPLKSGRVNAACLSQWWHAPFVAGGERYPTAEHYMMASKAELFGDHEAAAAIRRAPDPKTAKILGREVSGFDAELWERHRFDIVIDGNLEKFRQHAEEREFLLATGDKVIVEASRMDLVWGSGVARDDKNATRPDYWRGENLLGFALMEVREQLRG is encoded by the coding sequence ATGGTGAGCAAGGTCGACGGAGTCCGGAGTCTCGATGCGTTGCGCGAGCTGGTCCACAGCGGCGCGGAGCCCGAGTACCAGCTCTTCTACGGCCACACCCCGCTCAAGAGCGGCCGGGTCAACGCGGCCTGCCTGAGCCAGTGGTGGCACGCGCCGTTCGTCGCGGGCGGCGAGCGGTACCCGACGGCCGAGCACTACATGATGGCGAGCAAGGCGGAACTGTTCGGCGACCACGAGGCCGCGGCGGCCATCCGTCGGGCGCCGGACCCGAAGACCGCCAAGATCCTCGGCCGCGAGGTCTCCGGTTTCGACGCCGAACTGTGGGAGCGGCACCGCTTCGACATCGTCATCGACGGCAACCTGGAGAAGTTCCGCCAGCACGCCGAGGAGCGCGAGTTCCTGCTGGCCACGGGCGACAAGGTGATCGTCGAGGCGTCGAGGATGGACCTGGTCTGGGGCAGCGGCGTCGCCCGCGACGACAAGAACGCCACGCGCCCCGATTACTGGCGCGGGGAGAACCTGCTGGGCTTCGCGCTCATGGAGGTCCGGGAGCAGCTTCGCGGCTGA
- a CDS encoding acyltransferase, with amino-acid sequence MTSMWGAPALSRLRAWGQARRDPRQAKFLTKDSLRWVRRNRAYTPWYLVRYWRLLKFRVANPHIILRGMVFLGKDVEIHCRPGYGRLEIGRWVHIGDGNAIRCHEGSLRIGDKAVFGRQNVLNGYLDIELGAATLVADWVYICDFDHVTTDITVPIKDQGIVKSPVRIGPDTWIGTKVSVLKGTRVGRGCVLGAHAVVRGEIPDYSIAVGSPARVVRNRQDDYAADAARREAVADMARKADKALQKTLGVDS; translated from the coding sequence ATGACGTCCATGTGGGGTGCGCCCGCGCTGTCGCGGCTCCGCGCTTGGGGCCAGGCCCGTCGTGACCCGCGTCAGGCGAAGTTCCTGACCAAGGATTCGCTGCGCTGGGTGCGGCGAAACCGCGCGTACACGCCTTGGTACCTGGTCCGATACTGGCGGTTGCTGAAGTTCCGCGTCGCGAACCCGCACATCATCCTGCGGGGAATGGTGTTCCTCGGCAAGGACGTCGAGATCCACTGCCGGCCCGGCTACGGACGGCTGGAGATCGGCCGCTGGGTGCACATCGGCGACGGCAACGCGATCCGCTGCCACGAGGGTTCGCTGCGCATCGGCGACAAGGCGGTGTTCGGGCGGCAGAACGTCCTCAACGGCTACCTCGACATCGAACTCGGCGCGGCCACCCTCGTCGCGGACTGGGTGTACATCTGCGACTTCGACCACGTCACCACCGACATCACCGTCCCGATCAAGGATCAGGGCATCGTGAAGTCGCCGGTGCGGATCGGGCCGGACACCTGGATCGGCACGAAGGTCTCCGTGCTCAAGGGCACGCGGGTCGGCCGCGGCTGCGTGCTCGGCGCGCACGCCGTGGTGCGGGGCGAGATCCCGGACTACTCGATCGCCGTCGGTTCGCCGGCGCGCGTGGTGCGGAACCGGCAGGACGACTACGCCGCCGACGCCGCCCGCCGCGAGGCTGTCGCGGACATGGCGCGTAAGGCGGACAAGGCGCTCCAGAAGACGCTGGGCGTCGACTCCTGA
- a CDS encoding nucleoside hydrolase: MGTKLIIDTDPGVDDAFALALATRSEDVELLGVTTVFGNVPLSHTTANARRLLQLFGRDDVPVAAGAARPLVYGNARTAGFVHGQDGLSGHAGTLPEAKRPLDERGAIRLLVDLLEAADEPVTIAPIGPLTNIALLLAAHPDIREKIGRIVVMGGGVTKGNSTTAAEFNIWSDPEAARRVLVDEDIPTVLVPLDITHQCSVDTTWLGKLAASGPLGAALEALTPTYVEHYTPILGLPGMVMHDAVAVAEAIRPGILDVESYPVDVECGFGPARGATLVDRRRLRSTDPQAVPGRTIDVALTTDVDALREFVLSRIVGGL, encoded by the coding sequence ATGGGGACCAAGCTGATCATCGACACCGACCCGGGGGTCGACGACGCCTTCGCGTTGGCGTTGGCCACGCGATCCGAGGACGTCGAACTCCTCGGCGTGACCACGGTGTTCGGCAACGTGCCGCTGAGCCACACCACCGCCAACGCGCGCCGCCTGCTGCAGCTCTTCGGCCGCGACGACGTCCCCGTCGCGGCCGGTGCCGCGCGGCCGCTGGTGTACGGCAACGCCAGGACCGCCGGGTTCGTCCACGGCCAGGACGGCCTTTCCGGCCACGCCGGGACGCTGCCGGAGGCGAAGCGCCCGCTCGACGAACGCGGCGCCATCCGCCTGCTGGTGGATCTGCTGGAAGCCGCCGACGAGCCGGTGACCATCGCCCCGATCGGCCCGCTCACGAACATCGCGCTGCTGCTGGCGGCCCATCCGGACATCCGCGAGAAGATCGGCCGGATCGTCGTCATGGGCGGCGGGGTGACCAAGGGGAACTCCACCACCGCGGCCGAGTTCAACATCTGGAGCGACCCCGAGGCCGCGCGCCGCGTGCTGGTCGACGAGGACATCCCGACGGTGCTGGTCCCCCTGGACATCACGCACCAGTGCTCGGTCGACACGACGTGGCTCGGCAAGCTCGCCGCCTCCGGCCCGCTCGGCGCGGCGCTCGAAGCGCTGACACCCACTTATGTCGAGCACTACACGCCGATCCTCGGTCTCCCCGGGATGGTCATGCACGACGCGGTCGCGGTGGCCGAGGCGATCCGGCCGGGCATCCTCGACGTCGAGTCGTACCCCGTGGACGTCGAGTGCGGCTTCGGCCCCGCGCGCGGGGCGACTCTCGTAGACCGGCGAAGGCTGCGAAGCACCGATCCGCAGGCCGTGCCGGGCCGCACCATCGACGTCGCGCTGACCACCGACGTCGACGCCCTCCGCGAGTTCGTGCTGAGCCGCATCGTCGGAGGGCTCTGA
- a CDS encoding C40 family peptidase — protein MEQQTSRRRRLPVIIAAVVVAGAALVAAITFAPKDEPKPEAAAVQSSAPPAPPSSSVPAEMPKEQPKVPQQMGQEFDAWVSKTSGWLDIPLRAMTGYAKTTVALSKETPGCRLSWVTLAALGKIASDHGRVTGSSLNADGVLTVPLGAVEVRDFYNKVVSSANASGPLQLTPSVWKQFQASASGGKPDPQNIDDATLTAGRALCAGGRDLGQGQTWWNAVSTLQPAPLLMHRTLATVNVYGTVGQSPQPPNAAALSAVNFAIDKIGLPYVWGGNGTGGGDPGFDCSGLTTAAYASAGVKLMRTAHTQYHSVDKVTDPQLGDLIFYGEPNMKIHHVGLYIGNQQMIDAPQTGQAVQVHTYRKQGDDYAGAGRPTA, from the coding sequence ATGGAACAGCAGACTTCCCGCCGTCGCAGACTTCCGGTGATCATCGCCGCCGTCGTCGTCGCTGGTGCCGCCTTGGTCGCCGCCATCACCTTCGCACCGAAGGACGAGCCGAAGCCGGAAGCCGCCGCCGTCCAGTCCTCGGCCCCGCCCGCGCCGCCTTCGTCCTCCGTCCCCGCGGAGATGCCGAAGGAACAGCCGAAGGTGCCGCAGCAGATGGGGCAGGAGTTCGACGCCTGGGTGTCGAAGACCAGCGGCTGGCTCGACATCCCGCTGCGGGCGATGACCGGGTACGCGAAGACCACCGTGGCGCTGAGCAAGGAAACGCCGGGCTGCCGTCTTTCCTGGGTGACACTGGCCGCGCTCGGCAAGATCGCTTCCGACCACGGCCGCGTCACCGGTTCGAGCCTGAACGCCGACGGCGTGCTGACCGTGCCGCTCGGCGCGGTCGAGGTCCGCGACTTCTACAACAAGGTCGTCTCGTCCGCGAACGCCAGCGGCCCGCTGCAATTGACCCCGTCGGTGTGGAAACAGTTCCAGGCCTCGGCGAGTGGCGGGAAGCCGGACCCGCAGAACATCGACGACGCCACGCTCACCGCCGGACGTGCCCTGTGCGCGGGCGGGCGTGACCTCGGCCAGGGCCAGACGTGGTGGAACGCGGTGAGCACGTTGCAGCCCGCGCCGTTGCTGATGCACCGCACGCTCGCGACCGTGAACGTCTACGGCACGGTCGGGCAGAGCCCGCAGCCGCCGAACGCGGCGGCGTTGAGCGCGGTCAACTTCGCCATCGACAAGATCGGGTTGCCCTACGTCTGGGGCGGCAACGGCACCGGCGGCGGCGACCCCGGTTTCGACTGCTCCGGCCTGACGACGGCCGCGTACGCCAGCGCCGGCGTGAAACTCATGCGGACCGCCCACACGCAGTACCACAGCGTCGACAAGGTGACCGATCCTCAACTGGGCGACCTGATCTTCTACGGCGAGCCGAACATGAAGATCCACCACGTCGGGCTGTACATCGGGAACCAGCAGATGATCGACGCCCCGCAGACCGGGCAGGCGGTGCAGGTGCACACCTACCGGAAGCAAGGCGACGACTACGCCGGGGCGGGCCGCCCGACGGCGTGA
- a CDS encoding MarR family transcriptional regulator → MSRGETVGPLDLAVGYMLKRAATALRMAMETALRPLDLTVPQYSCLEVLSQRPGLSNAELARAVFVTRQSMNLVLRGLQDRGLVTRPTTAPQGRALPSTLTAAGQDRLRAASGVVRAVQDRMLEPFPAAEQERLLRDLAACADALAE, encoded by the coding sequence ATGAGTCGAGGCGAGACGGTCGGACCGCTGGACCTGGCGGTGGGGTACATGCTGAAACGAGCGGCGACGGCGCTCCGGATGGCGATGGAGACCGCTTTGCGTCCACTCGACCTCACCGTGCCCCAGTACTCCTGTCTCGAGGTGCTCTCGCAGCGACCGGGGCTGTCCAACGCGGAACTGGCCAGGGCCGTGTTCGTCACGCGGCAGTCGATGAACCTGGTGCTGCGCGGGCTGCAGGACCGCGGCCTGGTCACCCGTCCGACGACGGCGCCGCAAGGACGCGCCTTGCCCAGCACCCTCACCGCCGCCGGGCAGGACCGGCTCCGCGCCGCCAGCGGCGTCGTGCGCGCGGTCCAGGATCGGATGCTCGAACCGTTCCCGGCGGCCGAGCAGGAGCGGCTGCTGCGGGATCTCGCCGCCTGCGCGGACGCGCTCGCCGAGTGA
- a CDS encoding nuclear transport factor 2 family protein produces MTATSTTTDALSVLKGMYAAEAGYFAAGGPGKATFAPLAPFFSPDVVLHQADALPYGGIWRGHEGLERFFAIMSDTWEIFDMMEQSFLSETSPLVVLTRVHVRARATGRELNSPILQTITVEDGRVTEVRPFYWDTAAIAAVCTNYHSADDRLPRS; encoded by the coding sequence GTGACGGCGACATCGACAACGACGGACGCCCTGTCCGTACTCAAGGGCATGTACGCGGCGGAAGCCGGCTACTTCGCGGCGGGCGGCCCGGGCAAGGCGACCTTCGCGCCGCTCGCCCCGTTCTTCTCCCCCGACGTGGTGCTGCACCAGGCGGACGCCCTGCCGTACGGCGGAATCTGGCGCGGCCACGAAGGCTTGGAGCGGTTCTTCGCCATCATGAGCGACACCTGGGAGATCTTCGACATGATGGAGCAGAGCTTCCTGAGCGAGACCAGTCCGCTGGTCGTCCTGACCCGGGTGCACGTCCGCGCGAGGGCCACCGGACGCGAGCTGAACTCCCCGATCCTGCAGACGATCACCGTCGAGGACGGGCGCGTCACCGAGGTGCGGCCGTTCTACTGGGACACCGCGGCGATCGCGGCGGTCTGCACGAACTACCATTCCGCTGATGACCGCCTACCACGATCTTGA
- the lexA gene encoding transcriptional repressor LexA yields the protein MTAYHDLELFEEAASLPERQQKILLTIREWVVEHGYSPSTREIGEAVGLRSTSSVSKHLAALEEKGFLHRGSSVSRPMDVRAFLPGTTSRESTEDSVPVPVVGDIAAGTPISAVEHVDDVMTLPRELTGRGNVFGLRVRGDSMIDAAICDGDIVVVKQQQEAHSGQIVAAMIDEEATVKVYRRRDGHVYLEPRNPAYDVIDGDRASVLGVVVSVLRSV from the coding sequence ATGACCGCCTACCACGATCTTGAGTTGTTCGAGGAAGCCGCTTCGCTGCCGGAGCGCCAGCAGAAGATCCTGCTGACCATCCGCGAATGGGTGGTGGAGCACGGATACTCGCCGAGCACGCGCGAGATCGGTGAAGCGGTCGGGCTGCGCTCGACGTCCTCGGTGTCGAAGCATCTGGCGGCCTTGGAGGAGAAGGGTTTCCTCCACCGGGGCAGCTCGGTCTCGCGGCCCATGGACGTCCGCGCGTTCCTGCCCGGCACCACCTCGCGTGAATCCACAGAGGACTCCGTGCCGGTCCCCGTCGTCGGTGACATCGCCGCGGGAACGCCGATCTCGGCCGTCGAACACGTCGACGACGTGATGACCCTTCCGCGTGAACTCACCGGCCGGGGCAACGTCTTCGGCCTGCGGGTACGCGGTGATTCGATGATCGACGCGGCGATCTGCGACGGCGACATCGTCGTGGTGAAGCAGCAGCAGGAAGCGCACTCCGGTCAGATCGTCGCCGCGATGATCGACGAGGAAGCCACGGTCAAGGTGTACCGCCGTCGCGACGGCCACGTGTACCTCGAACCGCGCAACCCCGCCTACGACGTCATCGACGGGGACCGCGCGTCCGTGCTGGGCGTCGTGGTCTCCGTGCTCCGCAGCGTCTGA
- a CDS encoding VOC family protein: MYEIDFVEFPSGSAADSSRFFEKAFGWTATSYGPTYSDVQSGGVVSFGFQQDTAARTAAPLVTIRTEDLERARGSVEAAGGVVTVEPFSFPGGRRFHFREPGGAELAVWSPDS; encoded by the coding sequence ATGTACGAAATCGACTTCGTCGAGTTCCCGTCCGGCTCGGCCGCGGACTCGAGCCGGTTCTTCGAGAAGGCCTTCGGGTGGACGGCGACGTCGTACGGCCCGACGTATTCCGACGTCCAGAGCGGCGGCGTGGTCTCGTTCGGCTTCCAGCAGGACACCGCGGCGCGGACGGCCGCGCCGCTGGTGACGATCCGCACCGAAGACCTCGAGCGGGCAAGGGGTTCCGTCGAGGCCGCGGGCGGAGTCGTCACGGTCGAGCCGTTCTCGTTCCCCGGCGGGCGCCGGTTCCACTTCCGCGAGCCCGGCGGCGCGGAACTCGCGGTGTGGTCCCCGGATTCCTGA
- a CDS encoding TetR/AcrR family transcriptional regulator — protein sequence MPRPRVHDLERLLDAAEHLVVETGAHGVTVRSLAAAAGVSNGTIYHAFGSLGTLLAHVWLRAAGEFLDLQTTLADEVEDPVAAVVAAADTPAAFADLRPEAARLLITVKKEQVLGPQVPADLAADFLALDKRLITLLIALADRLWGRRDAQAVEVLTTCVVDLPTALFRRTLTAGEPISAASRARLAAAVRAILLLPPPRKD from the coding sequence ATGCCCCGCCCCCGTGTGCACGACTTGGAAAGGCTGCTCGACGCGGCCGAACACCTCGTCGTCGAGACGGGTGCCCACGGCGTCACCGTCCGGTCCCTCGCGGCCGCCGCGGGCGTGTCCAACGGGACGATCTACCACGCTTTCGGCTCGCTCGGCACCTTGCTGGCCCATGTCTGGCTCCGCGCGGCGGGCGAGTTCCTCGACCTCCAGACCACTCTCGCCGACGAGGTGGAAGATCCGGTCGCGGCGGTCGTGGCCGCGGCGGACACGCCGGCCGCGTTCGCCGATCTACGGCCGGAGGCGGCCCGCCTGCTCATCACCGTCAAGAAGGAACAGGTCCTCGGCCCGCAGGTCCCCGCAGACCTCGCGGCCGATTTCCTGGCCCTCGACAAACGCCTGATCACGCTCCTGATCGCGCTTGCCGACCGGCTCTGGGGCCGACGGGACGCGCAGGCGGTCGAAGTGCTGACGACCTGCGTGGTCGACCTGCCGACAGCCCTGTTCCGCCGCACGCTCACCGCGGGCGAACCGATCTCCGCGGCCTCCCGGGCCCGGCTCGCCGCCGCGGTCCGCGCCATACTCCTGCTCCCACCCCCACGGAAGGACTGA
- a CDS encoding enoyl-CoA hydratase-related protein — MPTLRQDAPVFLLDLGDDENRFSPSWLETVHSQLDTVVAYPDPAVLVTVGSGKFYSNGLDLEWLTSNPTQAAQYVADVHELLARVLTLGVHTVAAINGHAFGAGAMLAMAHDFRVMRADRGYFCFPEADINIPFTPGMAALIQGKVSPAAAIASMTTGRRFGGTDARDLGLVDAVAEKPALLEYAADLVRPLAGKDRGTLCAIKTTMFTPAVTALRAK, encoded by the coding sequence ATGCCCACTCTGCGTCAAGACGCCCCGGTGTTCCTGCTGGACCTCGGAGACGACGAGAACCGTTTCTCGCCGTCCTGGCTGGAAACCGTCCATTCCCAGCTGGACACCGTCGTCGCCTATCCGGATCCGGCGGTGCTGGTCACCGTGGGCTCGGGCAAGTTCTACTCGAACGGCCTCGACCTCGAATGGCTCACCAGCAACCCCACCCAGGCGGCGCAGTACGTCGCCGACGTCCACGAACTGCTGGCCCGCGTGCTCACCCTCGGCGTGCACACGGTCGCCGCGATCAACGGACACGCCTTCGGCGCCGGGGCCATGCTCGCGATGGCGCACGACTTCCGCGTGATGCGCGCCGACCGCGGGTACTTCTGCTTTCCCGAAGCGGATATCAACATCCCGTTCACGCCGGGGATGGCGGCGTTGATCCAGGGCAAGGTCTCCCCCGCCGCCGCGATCGCGTCGATGACCACGGGGCGGCGGTTCGGCGGCACGGACGCGCGCGATCTGGGCCTCGTGGACGCCGTCGCCGAGAAACCCGCGCTGCTGGAGTACGCGGCAGACCTCGTTCGCCCGCTGGCCGGGAAGGACCGCGGCACGCTGTGCGCGATCAAGACGACGATGTTCACCCCGGCTGTCACCGCGCTTCGCGCCAAGTAA
- a CDS encoding alpha/beta fold hydrolase: MIALGVVVTLVGAVFGAAFAFQRKLIYLPEGGPPPGAAVVLPGGRDVTLTTSDGLSLASWYFPVAGAKVAVLVAPGNAGNRVYRAPMARALTARGLSVLLLEYRGYGGNPGEPSEDGLKLDIRAAHDFLAREAGAPLVYFGESLGSAVVTELAVERPPSALVLRSPFVDLASVGRLRYPFLPVRWLLRDEFPTRDDVARVQAPVTVVYGAADSIVPAQQSREVARAAGARTVEVPGAEHNDPAFSDGPELIDAIADAIR; this comes from the coding sequence TTGATCGCGCTGGGGGTGGTCGTCACCCTCGTCGGCGCGGTCTTCGGTGCCGCGTTCGCCTTCCAGCGCAAGCTGATCTATCTCCCCGAGGGAGGTCCGCCGCCCGGCGCCGCCGTCGTCCTGCCCGGCGGCAGGGACGTCACGCTCACCACCTCGGACGGACTGAGCCTCGCGAGCTGGTACTTCCCGGTCGCCGGCGCGAAGGTGGCCGTGCTGGTCGCGCCCGGCAACGCCGGGAACCGGGTGTACCGCGCGCCGATGGCCCGCGCGCTGACCGCACGCGGGCTCTCGGTGCTGTTACTGGAGTATCGCGGGTACGGAGGCAATCCCGGCGAGCCGTCCGAGGACGGGCTCAAGCTGGACATCCGCGCCGCGCACGACTTCCTGGCCCGCGAGGCCGGGGCGCCGCTGGTCTACTTCGGCGAGAGCCTGGGCTCCGCGGTCGTCACCGAACTGGCCGTCGAACGCCCGCCGTCCGCGCTCGTCCTGCGGTCTCCGTTCGTCGACCTCGCGTCGGTCGGGCGACTGCGTTATCCGTTCCTGCCGGTCCGGTGGCTGCTGCGGGACGAGTTCCCGACGCGGGACGACGTCGCGCGCGTGCAGGCACCGGTGACCGTCGTGTACGGCGCCGCTGACTCGATCGTCCCGGCCCAGCAGAGCCGTGAAGTGGCACGGGCCGCCGGCGCGAGGACGGTCGAAGTCCCCGGTGCCGAGCACAACGACCCGGCGTTCTCGGACGGGCCGGAACTGATCGACGCCATCGCGGACGCGATCCGCTGA
- a CDS encoding acyl-CoA desaturase, translated as MTSVLNNPDSAERQAPQPLLSGEQSNTENFLVKLFAVVPLLALAASVPFAWGWGLGWVDLGLAAGFYFLTGLGVTIGFHRYFTHGAFKANRGLRIALAVAGSMAMQGPVIGWVADHRRHHAFADREGDPHSPWRFGSSPAALARGFWHAHMGWLFDREKTNAQRFAPDLLADRDIARIDRLFPLLTVVTLLAPAVLGGVITMSWWGAVTAFFWASLVRVALLHHVTWSVNSLCHMIGDRPFAARDKSANFWPLAIASMGESWHNSHHADPTGARHGVRRGQLDISARLIWLFEKAGWATDVRWPKADRLGRKLNPGHSLSLRRTAKRA; from the coding sequence ATGACTTCAGTTCTAAACAACCCGGACAGCGCAGAGCGGCAGGCGCCACAGCCCCTGTTGTCCGGGGAGCAGTCCAACACCGAAAACTTTCTCGTCAAGCTGTTCGCGGTGGTGCCTCTGCTGGCACTGGCCGCTTCCGTCCCCTTCGCGTGGGGCTGGGGGCTCGGCTGGGTGGACCTCGGTCTGGCCGCCGGGTTCTACTTCCTCACCGGTCTGGGCGTGACCATCGGTTTCCACCGCTACTTCACCCACGGCGCCTTCAAGGCCAACCGCGGCCTGCGGATCGCCCTCGCGGTCGCCGGCAGCATGGCCATGCAGGGCCCGGTCATCGGCTGGGTGGCCGACCACCGGCGCCATCACGCCTTCGCCGACCGTGAGGGCGACCCGCATTCCCCGTGGCGGTTCGGCTCCAGCCCGGCCGCGCTCGCCCGCGGCTTCTGGCACGCCCACATGGGCTGGCTGTTCGATCGCGAGAAGACCAACGCGCAGCGGTTCGCCCCGGATCTGCTGGCCGACCGGGACATCGCCCGGATCGATCGCCTGTTCCCGCTGCTCACCGTCGTGACGTTGCTCGCGCCCGCCGTCCTCGGCGGCGTGATCACGATGTCGTGGTGGGGCGCGGTCACCGCGTTCTTCTGGGCGAGCCTGGTCCGCGTGGCGCTGCTGCACCACGTCACCTGGTCGGTGAACTCGTTGTGTCACATGATCGGCGATCGTCCGTTCGCCGCCCGTGACAAGTCCGCGAACTTCTGGCCGCTCGCCATCGCCTCGATGGGCGAGTCCTGGCACAACTCCCACCACGCCGATCCCACCGGCGCCCGGCACGGTGTCCGCCGAGGTCAGCTCGACATTTCGGCGCGGTTGATCTGGCTGTTCGAGAAGGCGGGCTGGGCGACGGACGTCCGCTGGCCGAAGGCCGACCGGCTCGGCCGCAAACTCAACCCCGGCCACTCCCTGTCACTACGCCGGACCGCGAAGCGGGCCTGA
- a CDS encoding nitroreductase/quinone reductase family protein, giving the protein MTGFNDQVIEEFRRTKGNLGGRFEGWQLILLTTTGAKSGKRRTNPLGYLEIDGKTVVVASNMGSPSHPGWYHNIRRDHRVTIETGAETYEAIAAVPSAAERDALFARIVAEERGFADYQAKTSREMPVVVLHRIDDRVRGMGDFLVEVHDWLREELKTLRAGVDEIVAGRAESLGIAKPLRAHCVSFCDALTKHHTGEDMGAFPMLAQRFPALAPTLTRLGEDHVVVATLQKRIRELVEGYVHGESDPVLLRDDFDELAGKLEAHFAHEERTVVTALNVTAPG; this is encoded by the coding sequence TTGACCGGCTTCAACGACCAGGTGATCGAGGAATTCAGGCGTACCAAAGGAAATCTCGGCGGCAGGTTCGAGGGGTGGCAGCTGATCCTGCTCACCACCACGGGTGCCAAGAGCGGTAAGCGGCGGACGAATCCCTTGGGATACCTCGAAATCGACGGCAAGACCGTCGTCGTCGCTTCCAACATGGGATCTCCGTCCCACCCGGGGTGGTACCACAACATCCGGCGCGACCATCGGGTCACGATCGAGACCGGCGCCGAGACCTATGAGGCGATCGCGGCCGTTCCGTCCGCGGCGGAACGGGACGCGTTGTTCGCGCGGATCGTCGCCGAGGAGCGGGGATTTGCCGACTATCAGGCGAAAACTTCGCGCGAGATGCCAGTCGTGGTCTTGCACCGGATCGACGACCGGGTGCGGGGGATGGGGGACTTCCTGGTGGAGGTCCACGACTGGCTGCGGGAGGAACTCAAGACGCTGCGCGCCGGGGTGGACGAGATCGTGGCGGGCCGCGCGGAGTCGCTCGGCATAGCGAAACCCCTGCGGGCACATTGTGTTTCGTTCTGCGACGCGTTGACCAAGCATCATACCGGTGAGGACATGGGCGCGTTTCCTATGTTGGCCCAACGGTTTCCCGCTCTGGCTCCGACGCTGACGAGGCTCGGGGAAGACCACGTCGTCGTCGCGACGTTGCAGAAGCGCATCCGCGAGCTCGTGGAGGGCTACGTCCACGGGGAGAGTGACCCTGTTCTCTTGCGTGACGACTTCGATGAGCTCGCGGGGAAGCTCGAAGCGCACTTCGCTCACGAAGAGCGAACGGTGGTGACGGCACTCAACGTGACGGCGCCCGGCTGA